From the Arthrobacter sp. PM3 genome, one window contains:
- a CDS encoding GNAT family N-acetyltransferase, which translates to MSNPRGDYEIRRFEPAAKDSPEYPESVAWMQAVAFGFHDARRSDERVDKGIEMQRADRRVMTGAYQTGAVADHALGAEVPVATFGTMDKTLNIGFGRLLETRLVTAVTVRTSHRRRGLLRRMMVDELTLARRQGRAMAALTASEASIYGRFGYGVATSEQSIKVDTSARFALHHTAVGSVEVADPQVLLELAPQVFDRLHRMTPGSIDRHEFYRQFASGSISRDGGEDPKIKVALHYGPDGEVDGYVSYKFGGWSSTPYTMEIVDLVAATRAAYLELWQYLGAIDLVERVTWEEAPVDDPLPWALADARCVEASDARDMLWLRVLDVKAVLEARHYPADGRLVLEATDPLGLTGGTFALDVTGGAAVVTETGGAGDAGAGADLRLDVSALSSIYLGGVHPVTLAGSGRIQERTPGAAFLAARMFAVERPAHCLTHF; encoded by the coding sequence GTGTCAAATCCAAGAGGGGACTATGAAATCCGCCGGTTTGAGCCGGCGGCCAAGGACAGCCCGGAGTACCCGGAGTCCGTTGCATGGATGCAGGCGGTAGCTTTCGGCTTCCACGATGCCCGCCGCAGCGACGAGCGGGTGGACAAAGGCATCGAAATGCAGCGCGCGGACCGGCGTGTCATGACCGGGGCCTACCAGACCGGCGCCGTCGCCGACCATGCGCTGGGCGCCGAGGTGCCGGTGGCGACGTTCGGCACCATGGACAAAACGCTCAACATCGGCTTCGGCCGGCTGCTGGAGACCCGGCTCGTGACCGCCGTGACCGTGCGGACCTCGCACCGTCGGCGCGGCCTGCTGCGCCGGATGATGGTCGATGAGTTGACCCTGGCCCGCCGCCAGGGCCGGGCGATGGCGGCCCTCACCGCCTCGGAAGCATCAATCTACGGCCGCTTCGGGTACGGTGTGGCAACCTCCGAGCAGTCCATCAAAGTCGACACCAGCGCCCGGTTCGCGCTGCACCACACCGCTGTGGGAAGCGTCGAGGTCGCCGACCCCCAGGTGCTCCTGGAGTTGGCACCGCAGGTCTTCGACCGGCTGCACCGCATGACGCCGGGGTCCATCGACCGGCACGAGTTCTACCGGCAGTTCGCCTCGGGGTCCATCAGCCGGGACGGTGGCGAGGACCCCAAAATCAAGGTGGCGCTGCACTATGGCCCCGACGGCGAGGTGGACGGCTACGTGTCCTACAAGTTCGGCGGCTGGTCCAGCACGCCCTACACGATGGAGATCGTCGACCTCGTGGCCGCCACCCGGGCGGCGTACCTGGAGCTCTGGCAGTACCTCGGTGCCATCGACCTCGTCGAGCGCGTCACCTGGGAGGAAGCGCCGGTGGATGATCCTTTGCCGTGGGCGCTGGCCGACGCGCGCTGCGTCGAGGCGTCCGACGCAAGGGACATGCTCTGGCTGCGGGTGCTGGACGTCAAGGCGGTCCTCGAGGCCCGCCACTATCCGGCTGACGGGCGGCTGGTGCTGGAGGCGACCGACCCGCTGGGCCTGACCGGCGGCACGTTTGCCCTGGACGTGACCGGGGGCGCCGCCGTCGTCACCGAAACCGGCGGTGCGGGGGACGCCGGCGCCGGGGCCGACCTCCGGCTCGACGTCTCAGCACTGTCCTCCATCTATCTCGGCGGCGTGCACCCGGTCACATTGGCCGGCTCCGGGCGCATCCAGGAGCGGACGCCGGGGGCGGCGTTCCTCGCCGCCCGGATGTTCGCCGTCGAACGCCCCGCGCACTGCCTCACACACTTCTAG
- the rpsA gene encoding 30S ribosomal protein S1: MTITSTEKPGTPVVAINDIGTAEDFLAAVDATIKYFNDGDLVEGTVVKVDRDEVLLDIGYKTEGVIPSRELSIKHDVDPGDVVSVGDQVEALVLTKEDKEGRLILSKKRAQYERAWGDIEKVKEEDGVVTGTVIEVVKGGLILDIGLRGFLPASLVEMRRVRDLAPYIGQQIEAKIIELDKNRNNVVLSRRAWLEQTQSEVRSTFLNKLEKGQVRPGVVSSIVNFGAFVDLGGVDGLVHVSELSWKHIDHPSEVVEVGQEVTVEVLEVDLDRERVSLSLKATQEDPWQTFARTHALGQVVPGKVTKLVPFGAFVRVEDGIEGLVHISELAVRHVELAEQVVSVGDELFVKVIDIDLERRRISLSLKQANEGVDADSTEFDPALYGMAAEYDEEGNYKYPEGFDPESNEWLEGYENQRAAWEQQYADAQTRWEAHKKQVAQHAADDAAAATSGESDSGATSYSSEPATTEAGAGTLASDEALAALREKLTGN; this comes from the coding sequence ATGACCATCACCTCCACCGAGAAGCCCGGTACCCCCGTAGTCGCGATTAACGACATCGGTACCGCTGAGGACTTCCTCGCAGCTGTCGACGCCACCATCAAGTACTTCAACGACGGAGACCTCGTCGAAGGTACCGTCGTCAAGGTCGACCGCGACGAAGTTCTGCTCGACATCGGTTACAAGACCGAAGGTGTCATTCCCTCCCGCGAGCTTTCCATCAAGCACGACGTTGACCCCGGAGACGTCGTCTCCGTTGGCGATCAGGTCGAAGCCCTGGTGCTCACCAAGGAAGACAAAGAAGGCCGCCTGATCCTCTCCAAGAAGCGTGCTCAGTACGAGCGTGCCTGGGGCGACATCGAGAAGGTCAAGGAAGAAGACGGTGTTGTCACCGGTACCGTCATCGAGGTTGTCAAGGGTGGTCTTATCCTCGACATCGGTCTGCGCGGCTTCCTGCCCGCATCCCTCGTCGAGATGCGCCGTGTGCGCGACCTCGCTCCGTACATCGGTCAGCAGATCGAAGCCAAGATCATCGAGCTGGACAAGAACCGCAACAACGTTGTGCTGTCCCGCCGTGCATGGCTCGAGCAGACCCAGTCCGAGGTCCGCTCCACGTTCCTCAACAAGCTGGAAAAGGGCCAGGTCCGTCCCGGCGTCGTTTCCTCCATCGTCAACTTCGGTGCCTTCGTGGACCTGGGCGGCGTAGACGGCCTGGTTCACGTTTCCGAGCTGTCCTGGAAGCACATCGACCACCCGTCCGAGGTTGTCGAAGTTGGCCAGGAAGTCACCGTCGAGGTTCTCGAGGTCGACCTGGACCGCGAGCGCGTCTCCCTGTCCCTCAAGGCTACGCAGGAAGACCCGTGGCAGACCTTCGCCCGCACCCACGCCCTCGGCCAGGTTGTTCCGGGTAAGGTCACCAAGCTCGTTCCGTTCGGTGCGTTCGTCCGCGTCGAAGACGGCATCGAAGGCCTGGTCCACATCTCCGAGCTCGCCGTGCGCCACGTTGAGCTGGCCGAGCAGGTTGTCTCCGTCGGCGACGAACTGTTCGTCAAGGTCATCGACATCGACCTCGAGCGCCGCCGCATCTCCCTGTCCCTCAAGCAGGCCAACGAGGGCGTCGACGCCGACAGCACCGAATTCGACCCGGCACTCTACGGCATGGCCGCCGAGTACGACGAAGAGGGCAACTACAAGTACCCGGAGGGCTTCGACCCGGAGTCCAACGAGTGGCTTGAAGGCTACGAGAACCAGCGCGCCGCCTGGGAGCAGCAGTACGCTGACGCCCAGACCCGCTGGGAAGCACACAAGAAGCAGGTTGCCCAGCACGCTGCCGACGACGCTGCAGCTGCAACGTCCGGCGAGAGCGACTCCGGCGCCACCAGCTACTCCTCCGAGCCGGCCACGACCGAAGCCGGTGCAGGCACGCTTGCATCCGACGAGGCCCTCGCCGCTCTGCGCGAGAAGCTGACCGGCAACTAA
- a CDS encoding YigZ family protein, translated as MADEADYPGSRRSVYTTLAAGSPFRHEIEVKRSRFITVLARTPDEDAARSVLAGLRREFHDARHHCFAFVLGPDQDVQRSNDDGEPSGTAGIPMLEALLKRETVPGVADLSDVAAVVVRYFGGVLLGAGGLVRAYSESVSSALALAPLVRRRRLRICSVPVGHAAAGRLENDLRAAGYVMADTRYEAQETVLRIALPDDPDSLAAAAEHVAALSAGNARLMPEETEWIDVPMG; from the coding sequence GTGGCAGATGAGGCGGATTACCCCGGGAGCAGGAGATCCGTTTACACCACCCTGGCCGCGGGGTCCCCGTTCCGCCACGAAATCGAGGTCAAACGGTCCCGGTTCATCACCGTCCTGGCCCGCACACCCGACGAGGACGCAGCCCGGTCTGTCCTGGCCGGCCTGCGCAGGGAATTCCACGACGCCCGGCATCACTGTTTCGCCTTCGTCCTCGGCCCCGACCAGGACGTGCAGCGCTCCAACGACGACGGCGAGCCGTCCGGCACCGCGGGCATCCCCATGCTCGAGGCGCTCCTGAAGCGTGAGACCGTGCCCGGCGTCGCCGACCTCAGTGACGTCGCCGCGGTCGTGGTGCGCTATTTCGGGGGCGTTCTCCTGGGTGCCGGCGGACTGGTGCGCGCCTACTCGGAATCGGTGTCCTCAGCGCTGGCGCTCGCGCCCCTCGTGCGGCGCCGACGCCTTCGCATCTGCTCGGTTCCCGTAGGCCATGCCGCCGCCGGACGGCTCGAGAACGACCTCCGCGCTGCAGGCTACGTCATGGCCGACACCCGGTACGAGGCACAGGAGACGGTCCTGCGGATTGCCCTGCCCGACGACCCGGATTCACTGGCCGCCGCCGCGGAGCACGTGGCCGCCTTGTCCGCCGGCAACGCGCGCCTGATGCCGGAGGAGACGGAGTGGATCGACGTCCCGATGGGCTGA
- the coaE gene encoding dephospho-CoA kinase codes for MLKIGLTGGIASGKSMVAARLRELGAVLVDADALAREVVEPGTPGLAKVVQAFSAAVLTPEGRLDRARLGSLVFGNPERLAVLNGIIHPLVRERAAALVAAAPAGAVVVQDIPLLVETGQGKNFHLVVVVDAPDDVRVRRMAEHRGMSAGEARARMGAQVARGDRLAAADVVLDNSGTPEDLRAAVDALWEGRLMPFALNLKEQRVAPRTAGPVLAPADPGWAAQAARLIARLHAAVPEDVLAMDHIGSTAVPGLDAKDVIDLQLTVRDLDTADRIAPLLAEAGYPRWPGIIADNPKPAHPDPADWGKRLHGSADPGRPVNLHLRAAGSPGWRYALCFRDWLRTDARARADYVAEKNRAAGLHETDKSTAGYAADKESWFTDYAAPRMEAWVARTGWRPPSYADDAGSADAGTGTAGGGTGAGTGTGAPGPGTAQS; via the coding sequence GTGTTGAAGATCGGGTTGACGGGCGGGATCGCCTCGGGGAAGTCCATGGTGGCTGCGCGCCTCCGCGAGCTCGGCGCGGTGCTGGTCGACGCTGACGCGCTGGCCAGGGAGGTCGTGGAACCCGGCACGCCCGGGCTGGCCAAGGTGGTCCAAGCGTTCAGTGCCGCAGTCCTGACGCCGGAGGGCCGGCTGGACCGGGCCCGGCTGGGGTCACTGGTCTTCGGCAACCCGGAACGCCTGGCCGTGCTGAACGGCATTATCCACCCCTTGGTGCGGGAGCGCGCCGCCGCCCTGGTTGCCGCCGCCCCCGCGGGCGCGGTCGTGGTCCAGGACATCCCGCTGCTGGTGGAAACCGGGCAGGGGAAGAACTTCCACCTGGTGGTGGTGGTGGACGCGCCGGACGACGTCCGGGTCCGGCGGATGGCCGAACACCGGGGGATGAGCGCTGGCGAGGCGCGCGCCCGGATGGGCGCCCAGGTGGCACGCGGGGACCGGCTCGCGGCTGCCGACGTCGTGCTCGACAACTCGGGCACCCCGGAAGACCTCCGCGCGGCCGTGGACGCGCTGTGGGAGGGCCGGCTGATGCCGTTTGCGCTCAACCTCAAGGAGCAGAGGGTTGCCCCGCGGACCGCCGGTCCGGTCCTCGCCCCGGCCGATCCCGGCTGGGCGGCCCAGGCGGCCCGGCTGATCGCACGGCTGCACGCCGCGGTCCCCGAGGACGTCCTCGCCATGGACCACATCGGCTCCACCGCGGTCCCGGGCCTGGACGCCAAGGACGTGATCGACCTCCAGTTGACCGTCCGCGACCTCGACACCGCGGACCGGATCGCGCCGCTGCTGGCCGAGGCCGGGTATCCGCGCTGGCCCGGCATCATCGCCGACAACCCCAAACCCGCGCACCCGGATCCTGCCGACTGGGGCAAGCGGCTGCACGGGAGCGCCGATCCCGGCCGGCCGGTGAATCTGCACCTGCGCGCCGCCGGCTCGCCGGGGTGGCGGTACGCGCTGTGCTTCCGCGACTGGCTCCGCACCGATGCCCGGGCCCGGGCGGACTACGTGGCCGAGAAGAACCGCGCCGCAGGGCTGCACGAGACGGACAAATCCACCGCGGGCTACGCCGCGGACAAGGAAAGCTGGTTCACCGACTACGCCGCACCGCGGATGGAGGCGTGGGTGGCGCGCACCGGCTGGCGGCCGCCGTCGTACGCCGACGACGCCGGGTCCGCCGACGCCGGGACCGGCACCGCCGGCGGCGGTACAGGAGCCGGGACCGGCACGGGCGCCCCCGGCCCGGGTACAGCCCAAAGCTGA
- the uvrB gene encoding excinuclease ABC subunit UvrB: protein MSLAQEINRVVAPFEVISEYQPAGDQPAAIAELTERIRNGEKDVVLLGATGTGKSATTAWLIEQVQRPTLVMVQNKTLAAQLANEFRELLPNNAVEYFVSYYDYYQPEAYVPQTDTFIEKDSSVNEEVERLRHSATNALLTRRDVVVVATVSCIYGLGTPEEYIAGMVTLRKGAEMNRDDLLRRFVAMQYTRNDMDFHRGTFRVRGDTVEIIPMYEELAIRIEFFGDEIENIYTLHPLTGEVIRDETEMYVFPASHYVAGPERMSRAISRIEDELAERLKVLEGQNKLVEAQRLRMRTTYDLEMMQQMGFCNGIENYSRHIDGRDGGTAPHCLLDYFPDDFLLVIDESHVTVPQIGAMYEGDMSRKRTLVDHGFRLPSAMDNRPLKWDEFLERIGQTVYLSATPGKYELGKSDGFVQQIIRPTGLVDPEVIVKPTKGQIDDLLGEIRTRTAKNERVLVTTLTKRMAEDLTDYLLGHGVKVEYLHSDVDTLRRVELLRELRMGVFDVLVGINLLREGLDLPEVSLVSILDADKEGFLRSATSLIQTIGRAARNVSGQVHMYADRITDSMAQAIDETNRRRAIQVAFNTEHGIDPQPLRKRIADITDQLAKEDADTRELLAAAGKNRGKGKGAAVIREDGLAAAPAEDLVGLIEQLTEQMHAAAAELQFELAARLRDEVGELKKELRQMQSAGHA from the coding sequence ATGAGCCTTGCCCAGGAAATCAACCGTGTCGTGGCCCCCTTCGAAGTCATCAGCGAATACCAGCCTGCCGGTGACCAGCCGGCGGCGATTGCGGAGCTCACCGAGCGGATCCGCAACGGCGAAAAGGATGTGGTGCTGCTGGGCGCCACGGGTACCGGCAAAAGCGCGACGACGGCGTGGCTCATTGAGCAGGTCCAGCGCCCCACGCTGGTGATGGTGCAGAACAAGACCCTGGCCGCCCAGCTCGCCAACGAATTCCGCGAACTGCTCCCCAACAACGCGGTGGAGTACTTCGTCTCCTACTACGACTACTACCAGCCCGAGGCCTACGTGCCGCAGACGGACACCTTCATCGAGAAGGATTCCTCCGTCAATGAGGAAGTTGAGCGGCTGCGCCACTCGGCTACGAACGCCCTGCTGACCCGCCGCGACGTCGTGGTGGTCGCCACGGTGTCCTGCATCTACGGCCTCGGCACCCCGGAAGAATACATCGCCGGCATGGTGACGCTCCGCAAGGGCGCCGAAATGAACCGCGACGACCTGCTCCGGCGGTTCGTAGCGATGCAATACACCCGCAACGACATGGACTTCCACCGCGGCACGTTCCGGGTCCGCGGCGATACCGTGGAAATCATCCCGATGTACGAGGAACTCGCCATCCGGATCGAATTCTTCGGCGACGAGATCGAGAACATTTACACCCTGCACCCGCTGACCGGCGAGGTCATCCGGGACGAGACGGAGATGTACGTCTTCCCGGCCTCGCACTATGTCGCCGGGCCCGAACGCATGAGCCGGGCCATCTCGCGGATCGAGGACGAGCTCGCCGAACGGCTCAAGGTCCTGGAGGGCCAGAACAAGCTCGTCGAGGCACAGCGGCTGCGGATGCGCACCACGTACGACCTCGAAATGATGCAGCAGATGGGCTTCTGCAACGGGATCGAGAACTATTCCCGCCACATCGACGGGCGCGACGGCGGCACCGCGCCGCACTGCCTCCTCGACTACTTCCCGGACGACTTCCTGCTGGTCATCGACGAATCGCACGTCACCGTCCCGCAGATCGGTGCCATGTACGAGGGCGACATGTCCCGCAAGCGCACCCTCGTGGACCACGGTTTCCGGCTGCCCTCGGCCATGGACAACCGGCCGCTGAAATGGGACGAGTTCCTCGAACGGATCGGCCAGACCGTCTACCTCTCCGCCACGCCGGGCAAGTACGAGCTCGGCAAGTCCGACGGCTTCGTCCAGCAGATCATCCGCCCCACCGGCCTGGTGGACCCGGAGGTGATCGTCAAGCCGACCAAGGGCCAGATCGATGACCTGCTGGGCGAGATCCGCACCCGGACCGCGAAGAACGAACGGGTCCTGGTCACCACGCTGACCAAGCGGATGGCCGAAGACCTCACCGACTATCTCCTGGGCCACGGCGTCAAGGTGGAGTACCTGCACTCCGACGTCGACACCCTGCGCCGCGTGGAACTGCTGCGGGAACTGCGGATGGGTGTCTTCGACGTCCTCGTGGGCATCAACCTGCTCCGTGAAGGCCTTGACCTGCCGGAAGTCTCGCTGGTGAGCATCCTGGACGCGGACAAGGAAGGCTTCCTGCGCTCCGCGACTTCCCTGATCCAGACCATTGGCCGCGCGGCGCGTAACGTCTCCGGCCAGGTTCACATGTATGCGGACCGGATCACTGACTCGATGGCCCAGGCGATCGATGAGACGAACCGCCGGCGCGCCATCCAGGTTGCCTTCAACACCGAGCACGGGATCGACCCCCAGCCGCTGCGCAAGCGGATCGCGGACATCACGGACCAGCTGGCCAAGGAGGACGCGGACACCCGTGAGCTCCTCGCCGCGGCCGGCAAGAACCGCGGCAAGGGCAAGGGCGCCGCGGTCATCCGGGAAGACGGCCTCGCGGCCGCCCCGGCGGAGGATCTGGTGGGCCTGATCGAGCAGCTGACGGAGCAGATGCACGCCGCCGCCGCGGAACTGCAGTTTGAACTTGCGGCCCGGCTCCGCGACGAAGTGGGCGAATTGAAGAAGGAACTGCGGCAGATGCAGTCCGCGGGCCACGCCTAG
- a CDS encoding TerC family protein, producing the protein MPELPLWFEIGSFVVLGVILAIDLLMVLKRPHEPSMKEAGLWVAFYVALALVFAGAMFAFTGPEYGGQFIAGWVTEYSLSIDNLFVFIIIMARFSVPRKYQQEVLMVGIIIALILRGIFIMLGAIVIEQFSWVFYIFGAFLLWTAWKQAQDEGEDEEDRENPLIARIRRVLPMSEKFDGGKLRTVVDGRKVFTPMLIVFVTIGMTDLLFAVDSIPAIFGLTQSAFIVFTANIFALMGLRQLYFLLGGLMNRLIYLKHALSVILAFIGVKLILHAMHVNELPFINGGHHIEWAPEIPTFVSLAVIIGTIVIAVVASLASSKASQSKLDARLEEDARKSLSDAE; encoded by the coding sequence GTGCCCGAACTTCCGCTGTGGTTCGAGATCGGCTCGTTTGTCGTCCTCGGCGTCATCCTGGCCATCGACCTGCTGATGGTCCTCAAACGCCCGCACGAGCCCTCCATGAAAGAAGCCGGACTGTGGGTCGCGTTCTACGTGGCCCTGGCCCTGGTTTTCGCCGGCGCAATGTTCGCTTTCACCGGCCCCGAATACGGCGGCCAGTTCATCGCCGGCTGGGTCACGGAATACAGTCTCAGCATTGACAACCTGTTCGTGTTCATCATCATCATGGCGCGCTTCTCGGTACCCCGTAAGTACCAGCAGGAAGTGCTCATGGTGGGCATCATCATCGCCCTGATCCTCCGCGGCATCTTCATCATGCTCGGCGCGATCGTGATCGAACAGTTCAGCTGGGTCTTCTACATCTTCGGCGCGTTCCTGCTCTGGACCGCATGGAAGCAGGCCCAGGACGAGGGCGAAGACGAGGAAGACCGGGAAAACCCGCTCATCGCCCGGATCCGGCGGGTCCTGCCGATGTCCGAGAAGTTCGACGGCGGCAAGCTGCGCACCGTTGTGGATGGCAGGAAGGTGTTCACCCCCATGCTGATCGTCTTCGTGACCATCGGCATGACGGACCTGCTCTTCGCGGTCGACTCCATCCCGGCCATCTTCGGCCTTACCCAGAGCGCCTTCATCGTCTTCACCGCGAACATCTTCGCCCTCATGGGGCTCCGCCAGCTCTACTTCCTGCTGGGCGGCCTGATGAACCGGCTCATCTACCTCAAACACGCCCTGTCCGTCATCCTGGCGTTCATCGGCGTCAAGCTGATCCTGCACGCGATGCACGTCAACGAGCTGCCCTTCATCAACGGCGGCCACCACATTGAGTGGGCCCCGGAAATCCCCACCTTCGTCTCGCTCGCCGTGATCATCGGCACGATCGTCATCGCCGTCGTCGCAAGCCTCGCCAGTTCCAAGGCGTCCCAGTCCAAGCTGGACGCCAGGCTCGAAGAGGACGCCCGCAAGAGCCTGAGCGACGCCGAATAG
- a CDS encoding MFS transporter: protein MKTFYAAASYGTAFDLHRVRRRTVAVLSVAQLLSSVGSGASLSVGSLLAVQLSGSNAWAGSVTTAVTLAAAVAALPLAGLAGRRGRRTALVTGQLAAMAGCLLIILSTVSGAFPVLLLGAALLGLGTAANLQARFAAVDLADAEHRGRSLAIVVWAVTIGAVAGPNLIRPGAAVGEALGLPALAGPFVFSAAGLALAALLLLFGLRPDPLLLAARLRTAGAPQAGNVHGVRRRHGLRAGLRAVGKSPRARLALFAIVAAHGCMVAVMSMTPLHLQLLSEGPMAGMEAGHVHAASTDVLVLIGFTISLHIAGMYALSPVMGWLTDKTGRLPVIILGHGLILTAVCVAGFGQRQPVLVTVGLVLLGLGWSAATIGASTLLAESVPADDRVLVQGVSDTMMGAAGALGAGFSGLVMAGLGYQGLNLAAAALAASVLAVAVAAAATNRAAAAAA, encoded by the coding sequence GTGAAGACCTTCTACGCGGCCGCATCCTACGGTACGGCGTTTGACCTGCACCGGGTCCGGCGCCGTACCGTTGCCGTGCTCAGCGTTGCCCAGCTCCTGAGCAGCGTGGGCAGCGGGGCCAGCCTGTCGGTCGGGTCCCTGCTCGCCGTCCAGCTCTCCGGGTCCAACGCGTGGGCCGGTTCCGTGACCACGGCCGTGACGCTGGCCGCCGCCGTCGCAGCCCTTCCGCTGGCCGGGCTGGCCGGACGCCGGGGCCGCCGCACGGCGCTCGTGACCGGCCAGCTGGCAGCCATGGCCGGCTGCCTGCTGATCATCCTCTCGACGGTGTCCGGGGCCTTCCCGGTGCTGCTGCTGGGGGCGGCGCTGCTGGGCCTGGGGACCGCCGCCAACCTGCAGGCCAGGTTTGCCGCCGTCGACCTCGCCGACGCCGAACACCGCGGGCGTTCCCTTGCGATCGTCGTGTGGGCTGTGACGATCGGCGCCGTTGCCGGGCCCAACCTGATCCGCCCGGGAGCGGCGGTCGGTGAGGCCCTCGGGCTCCCGGCGCTGGCCGGGCCGTTTGTGTTCTCCGCCGCCGGGCTGGCCCTGGCCGCCCTGCTGCTGCTGTTCGGCCTGCGGCCGGATCCGCTCCTGCTGGCGGCGCGTCTGCGGACCGCCGGTGCGCCGCAGGCGGGGAACGTCCACGGCGTGCGGCGGCGCCACGGCCTCCGCGCCGGTCTCCGGGCGGTCGGGAAATCACCGCGCGCCCGCCTGGCGTTGTTCGCGATCGTCGCCGCGCACGGCTGCATGGTGGCGGTGATGTCGATGACGCCGCTCCATCTGCAGCTCCTCAGCGAAGGGCCGATGGCCGGGATGGAAGCCGGACATGTCCATGCCGCCAGCACCGACGTGCTGGTCCTCATCGGCTTCACGATTTCACTGCACATCGCCGGCATGTACGCGTTGTCGCCGGTCATGGGCTGGCTTACCGACAAAACCGGCCGCCTGCCCGTCATCATCCTCGGCCACGGGCTGATTCTGACCGCCGTCTGCGTCGCCGGCTTCGGGCAGCGGCAACCGGTCCTGGTCACGGTGGGCCTGGTGCTCCTCGGCCTGGGCTGGTCCGCGGCCACCATCGGAGCCTCCACGCTGCTTGCCGAAAGTGTCCCGGCAGACGACCGTGTCCTGGTGCAGGGCGTCTCGGACACCATGATGGGGGCCGCCGGGGCTCTGGGGGCAGGTTTCTCCGGCCTGGTCATGGCCGGGCTCGGCTATCAGGGCCTGAACCTGGCGGCGGCCGCCCTCGCGGCGTCCGTCCTGGCGGTCGCCGTTGCGGCCGCGGCAACGAACCGGGCGGCAGCCGCCGCGGCATAG
- a CDS encoding alpha/beta fold hydrolase, producing the protein MRTAEHYFQLPLDHFSEAGRRGETITVFAREYVSTEHSEDDAARLPWLLFLQGGPGGRGNRLPSLGGWSKAAARDFRILMLDQRGTGLSAPIDRNTLPGRGGAEEQTRYLTHFRADSIVADAEAIRAALGSGPWTIYGQSYGGFCALTYLSFAPGGLRAALVTGGLAPLAGSADRVYRATFRRVAARNAEYFGWYPEDRAAVTRIARHLRETEEFLPDGGRLTVERFQMVGQFLGGNTRVDALHHLLEDAFVATPGGDRLSDAFLEQVRGIVSRAPNPLYALMHESIYGQGGPTRWAAWRVLDDFPEFRPDAAEPLLTGEMVYPWYFEQDPALRPLQEVARLLAEKDDWAPLYDPERLALNTVPAAAAVYSDDIYVDRDLSLETAAAVRGLQVWESDEFHHDGIADDGEAIFGRLLGMARSARR; encoded by the coding sequence ATGCGCACCGCAGAGCACTACTTCCAGCTGCCGCTGGACCATTTCAGCGAGGCCGGCCGCCGCGGCGAGACCATCACGGTGTTCGCCCGCGAGTACGTCTCCACGGAGCACAGCGAGGACGACGCCGCACGGCTCCCCTGGCTGCTGTTCCTGCAGGGCGGCCCCGGCGGACGCGGCAACCGGCTTCCGTCGCTGGGCGGGTGGAGCAAGGCGGCCGCGCGGGACTTCCGGATCCTCATGCTGGACCAGCGCGGCACCGGCCTGTCCGCGCCGATCGACCGCAACACACTGCCCGGGCGCGGTGGCGCGGAGGAGCAGACCCGCTACCTGACGCATTTCCGCGCCGACTCCATCGTGGCCGACGCCGAGGCCATCCGGGCCGCCCTGGGCTCCGGGCCATGGACCATCTACGGCCAGAGCTACGGCGGCTTCTGCGCTCTCACGTACCTGTCCTTCGCACCCGGAGGGCTCCGCGCCGCGCTCGTCACAGGCGGCCTCGCCCCGCTGGCCGGCTCCGCGGACCGCGTGTACCGGGCGACGTTCCGGCGGGTCGCGGCCCGCAACGCCGAGTACTTCGGGTGGTACCCCGAGGACCGTGCCGCCGTGACCCGGATTGCCCGACACCTGCGCGAGACGGAGGAATTCCTGCCCGACGGCGGCCGCCTCACCGTGGAACGGTTCCAGATGGTGGGCCAGTTCCTGGGCGGCAACACGCGGGTGGACGCCCTGCACCACCTGCTGGAGGACGCCTTCGTGGCCACGCCCGGCGGCGACCGGCTCTCCGACGCTTTCCTGGAGCAGGTCCGGGGCATCGTGTCCCGCGCCCCCAATCCCCTGTACGCGCTGATGCATGAGTCCATTTACGGGCAGGGCGGCCCCACCCGGTGGGCCGCGTGGCGGGTGCTGGACGACTTCCCCGAATTCCGCCCCGACGCGGCGGAACCGCTGCTGACCGGCGAAATGGTCTACCCCTGGTACTTCGAGCAGGACCCGGCGCTGCGCCCGTTGCAGGAGGTCGCCCGGCTGCTCGCGGAGAAAGACGACTGGGCGCCGCTCTACGATCCGGAACGGCTGGCGCTCAACACGGTGCCGGCCGCCGCGGCCGTGTACTCCGACGACATCTACGTGGACCGTGACCTTTCCCTGGAAACCGCCGCAGCCGTGCGCGGCCTGCAGGTCTGGGAGTCCGACGAGTTCCACCACGACGGCATCGCGGACGACGGTGAGGCCATCTTCGGCCGGCTGCTGGGAATGGCCCGCTCAGCCCGCCGTTGA